In one window of Notolabrus celidotus isolate fNotCel1 chromosome 17, fNotCel1.pri, whole genome shotgun sequence DNA:
- the LOC117828734 gene encoding chromatin modification-related protein eaf-1-like isoform X10 has translation MTVAETMGFLFGWLLFSLLAVGCHQANAFDAGSAEGNGDLDVALAGYKEAFSLNTGDDSLWSTGALSGNDSTTTTEEESSDPPEQLEEPSYKKAEVPQPEVTEQEQEGPQQRSFIPKQMLQVPQQAPQQHVYQVQQVPQQVPQQAPQMPIYQAKQVPQQAPQMPVYQAKQVPQQAPQMPVYQAKQVPQQAPQMPVYQAKQVPQQAPQMPVYQAKQVPQQAPQMPIYQAKQVPQQAPQMPIYQAKQVPQQVPQQAPQMPIYQAKQVPQQAPQMPIYQAKQVPQQVPQQAPQMPIYQAKQVPQQAPQMPVYQAKQVPQQAPQMPIYQAKQVPQQVPQQAPQMPIYQAKQVPQQAPQMPIYQAKQVPQQVPQQAPQMPIYQAKQVPQQAPQMPIYQAKQVPQQAPQKPVYQAKQVPQQAPQMPIYQAKQVPQQAPQMPIYQAKQVPQQAPQMPVYQAKQVPQQAPQMPIYQAKQVPQQAPQMQIFHDMQVPQQAPQMPIYQAKQVPQQAPQIPVYQAQQVPQQAPQMPIYQAKQVHQPAPQMPIYQAKQVHQQAPQMPIYQAKQVPQQAPQIPIYQATQVPQQAPQMPSYQAKQVPQQAPQMPVYQAKQVPQQAPQMPVYQAKQVPQQAPQMPVYQAKQVPQQAPQIPIYQAKQVPQQAPQMHVYQAKQVPQQAPQMPVYQAKQVPQQAPQMPIYQAKQVPQQAPQMPIYQAKQVPQQAPQMPVYQAKQVPQQAPQMPIYQAKQVPQQAPQMPIYQAKQVPQQAPQMPIYQAKQVPQQAPQMPIYQAKQVPQQAPQMPIYQAKQVPQQAPQMPIYQGKHVPQQAPQMPIYQAKQVHQQAPQMPIYQAKQVPQQAPQMPIYQAKQVPQQAPQMPVYQAKQVPQQAPQMPIYQAKQVPQQAPQMPVYQAKQVPQQAPQMPIYQAKQVPQQAPQMPIYQGKQVPQQAPQMPIYQAKQVHQQAPQMPIYQAKQVPQQAPQMPIYQAKQVPQQAPQMPIYQGKQVPQQAPQMPIYQAKQVPQQAPQMPVYQAKQVPQQAPQMPIQQSRQVPQQARQVPQQAPQMPVYQSRQRPQFSQRQRHSPRQRPRFSQRPRFSPRQFSQQPHSNDYPTFAQDIGS, from the exons ATGACTGTGGCTGAAACCATGGGGTTTCTGTTTGG ATGGTTGCTGTTTTCCTTGCTTGCTGTGGGATGCCATCAAGCAAATG CTTTTGATGCAGGATCTGCTGAGGGGAATGGAGACCTAGATGTTGCACTTGCTGGCTATAAAGAAGCTTTTAGCTTGAACACTGGAGATGATTCTTTATGGAGCACTGGGGCACTCAGTGGCAATGATTCAACCACAACTACG GAAGAAGAGTCCAGTGATCCACCCGAGCAGCTTGAAGAACCCAGCTACAAAAAGGCAGAGGTGCCACAACCAGAAGTAACTGAGCAGGAGCAAGAGGGGCCCCAGCAGCGTAGCTTCATACCAAAGCAGATGCTGCAGGTGCCTCAGCAGGCTCCCCAGCAGCATGTTTATCAAGTGCAGCAGGTTCCCCAGCAG GTGCCTCAGCAGGCTCCCCAGATGCCCATCTATCAAGCCAAGCAGGTTCCTCAGCAGGCTCCCCAGATGCCAGTCTACCAGGCCAAGCAGGTGCCTCAGCAGGCTCCCCAGATGCCAGTCTACCAGGCCAAGCAGGTGCCTCAGCAGGCTCCCCAGATGCCAGTCTACCAGGCCAAGCAGGTGCCTCAGCAGGCTCCCCAGATGCCAGTCTATCAAGCCAAGCAGGTGCCTCAGCAGGCTCCCCAGATGCCTATCTATCAGGCCAAGCAGGTGCCTCAGCAGGCTCCCCAGATGCCCATCTATCAGGCCAAGCAG GTTCCCCAGCAGGTGCCTCAGCAGGCTCCCCAGATGCCCATCTATCAGGCCAAGCAGGTTCCTCAGCAGGCTCCCCAGATGCCAATCTATCAGGCCAAGCAGGTTCCCCAGCAGGTGCCTCAGCAGGCTCCCCAGATGCCCATCTATCAGGCCAAGCAGGTGCCTCAGCAGGCTCCCCAGATGCCTGTCTATCAAGCCAAGCAGGTGCCTCAACAGGCTCCCCAGATGCCTATCTATCAGGCCAAGCAGGTTCCCCAGCAGGTGCCTCAGCAGGCTCCCCAGATGCCCATCTATCAGGCCAAGCAGGTGCCTCAGCAGGCTCCCCAGATGCCTATCTATCAGGCCAAGCAGGTTCCCCAGCAGGTGCCTCAGCAGGCTCCCCAGATGCCTATCTATCAGGCCAAGCAGGTGCCTCAGCAGGCTCCCCAGATGCCCATCTATCAGGCCAAGCAGGTTCCTCAGCAGGCTCCCCAGAAGCCCGTCTATCAAGCCAAGCAGGTGCCTCAGCAGGCTCCCCAGATGCCCATCTATCAGGCCAAGCAGGTTCCTCAGCAGGCTCCCCAGATGCCCATCTATCAGGCCAAGCAGGTTCCTCAGCAGGCTCCCCAGATGCCCGTCTATCAGGCCAAGCAGGTTCCTCAGCAGGCTCCCCAGATGCCCATCTATCAGGCCAAGCAGGTTCCCCAGCAGGCTCCCCAAATGCAAATCTTTCATGACATGCAGGTGCCTCAGCAGGCTCCCCAGATGCCCATCTATCAGGCCAAGCAGGTGCCTCAGCAGGCTCCCCAAATTCCCGTCTATCAGGCCCAGCAGGTTCCCCAGCAGGCTCCCCAGATGCCCATCTACCAGGCCAAGCAGGTGCATCAGCCAGCTCCCCAGATGCCCATCTATCAGGCCAAGCAGGTGCACCAGCAGGCTCCCCAGATGCCCATCTATCAGGCCAAGCAGGTGCCTCAGCAGGCTCCCCAGATCCCCATCTACCAGGCCACGCAGGTTCCCCAGCAAGCTCCCCAGATGCCTAGCTACCAGGCCAAGCAGGTTCCCCAGCAAGCTCCCCAGATGCCCGTCTATCAGGCCAAGCAGGTGCCCCAGCAGGCTCCCCAGATGCCCGTCTATCAGGCCAAGCAGGTGCCTCAGCAGGCTCCTCAGATGCCTGTCTACCAGGCCAAGCAGGTGCCTCAACAGGCTCCCCAGATCCCCATCTACCAGGCCAAGCAGGTTCCCCAGCAAGCACCCCAGATGCATGTCTATCAGGCCAAGCAGGTGCCCCAGCAGGCTCCACAGATGCCCGTCTATCAGGCCAAGCAGGTGCCTCAGCAGGCTCCCCAGATGCCCATCTACCAGGCCAAGCAGGTGCCTCAGCAGGCTCCCCAGATGCCCATCTACCAGGCCAAGCAGGTGCCTCAGCAGGCTCCCCAGATGCCTGTTTACCAGGCCAAGCAGGTACCCCAGCAGGCTCCCCAGATGCCCATCTATCAGGCCAAGCAGGTGCCCCAGCAGGCTCCTCAGATGCCCATCTACCAGGCCAAGCAGGTGCCTCAGCAGGCTCCTCAGATGCCCATCTACCAGGCCAAGCAGGTGCCCCAGCAGGCTCCTCAGATGCCCATCTACCAGGCCAAGCAGGTACCCCAGCAGGCTCCCCAGATGCCCATCTATCAGGCCAAGCAGGTGCCTCAGCAGGCTCCCCAGATGCCCATCTATCAGGGCAAGCACGTGCCCCAGCAGGCTCCCCAGATGCCCATCTACCAGGCCAAGCAGGTGCATCAGCAGGCTCCCCAGATGCCCATCTATCAGGCCAAGCAGGTGCCCCAGCAGGCTCCTCAGATGCCAATCTACCAGGCCAAGCAGGTGCCTCAGCAGGCTCCCCAGATGCCGGTTTACCAGGCCAAGCAGGTACCCCAGCAGGCTCCCCAGATGCCCATCTATCAGGCCAAGCAGGTGCCCCAGCAGGCTCCTCAGATGCCTGTCTACCAGGCCAAGCAGGTACCCCAGCAGGCTCCCCAGATGCCCATCTATCAGGCCAAGCAGGTGCCTCAGCAGGCTCCCCAGATGCCCATCTATCAGGGCAAGCAAGTGCCCCAGCAGGCTCCCCAGATGCCCATCTACCAGGCCAAGCAGGTGCATCAGCAGGCTCCCCAGATGCCCATCTACCAGGCCAAGCAGGTACCCCAGCAGGCTCCCCAGATGCCCATCTATCAGGCCAAGCAGGTGCCTCAGCAGGCTCCCCAGATGCCCATCTATCAAGGCAAGCAAGTGCCCCAGCAGGCTCCCCAGATGCCCATCTATCAGGCCAAGCAGGTGCCTCAGCAGGCTCCCCAGATGCCGGTCTACCAGGCCAAGCAGGTGCCTCAGCAGGCTCCCCAGATGCCCATCCAACAGTCTAGGCAGGTGCCCCAGCAAGCTCGCCAGGTGCCCCAGCAGGCTCCCCAGATGCCAGTCTATCAGTCCAGGCAGAGGCCTCAGTTTTCACAGAGGCAAAGGCATTCACCCAGGCAAAGGCCTCGGTTCTCTCAGAGGCCCAGATTTTCACCTAGGCAGTTTTCACAGCAGCCACACAGCAATGATTATCCAACTTTCGCCCAAGACATTGGCTCCTAA
- the LOC117828734 gene encoding chromatin modification-related protein eaf-1-like isoform X3: MTVAETMGFLFGWLLFSLLAVGCHQANAFDAGSAEGNGDLDVALAGYKEAFSLNTGDDSLWSTGALSGNDSTTTTEEESSDPPEQLEEPSYKKAEVPQPEVTEQEQEGPQQRSFIPKQMLQVPQQAPQQHVYQVQQVPQQVPQQAPQMPIYQAKQVPQQAPQMPVYQAKQVPQQAPQMPVYQAKQVPQQAPQMPVYQAKQVPQQAPQMPVYQAKQVPQQAPQMPIYQAKQVPQQAPQMPIYQAKQVPQQVPQQAPQMPVYQAKQVPQQVPQQAPQMPIYQAKQVPQQAPQMPIYQAKQVPQQVPQQAPQMPIYQAKQVPQQAPQMPVYQAKQVPQQAPQMPIYQAKQVPQQVPQQAPQMPIYQAKQVPQQAPQMPIYQAKQVPQQVPQQAPQMPIYQAKQVPQQAPQMPIYQAKQVPQQAPQKPVYQAKQVPQQAPQMPIYQAKQVPQQAPQMPIYQAKQVPQQAPQMPVYQAKQVPQQAPQMPIYQAKQVPQQAPQMQIFHDMQVPQQAPQMPIYQAKQVPQQAPQIPVYQAQQVPQQAPQMPIYQAKQVHQPAPQMPIYQAKQVHQQAPQMPIYQAKQVPQQAPQIPIYQATQVPQQAPQMPSYQAKQVPQQAPQMPVYQAKQVPQQAPQMPVYQAKQVPQQAPQMPVYQAKQVPQQAPQIPIYQAKQVPQQAPQMHVYQAKQVPQQAPQMPVYQAKQVPQQAPQMPIYQAKQVPQQAPQMPIYQAKQVPQQAPQMPVYQAKQVPQQAPQMPIYQAKQVPQQAPQMPIYQAKQVPQQAPQMPIYQAKQVPQQAPQMPIYQAKQVPQQAPQMPIYQAKQVPQQAPQMPIYQGKHVPQQAPQMPIYQAKQVHQQAPQMPIYQAKQVPQQAPQMPIYQAKQVPQQAPQMPVYQAKQVPQQAPQMPIYQAKQVPQQAPQMPVYQAKQVPQQAPQMPIYQAKQVPQQAPQMPIYQGKQVPQQAPQMPIYQAKQVHQQAPQMPIYQAKQVPQQAPQMPIYQAKQVPQQAPQMPIYQGKQVPQQAPQMPIYQAKQVPQQAPQMPVYQAKQVPQQAPQMPIQQSRQVPQQARQVPQQAPQMPVYQSRQRPQFSQRQRHSPRQRPRFSQRPRFSPRQFSQQPHSNDYPTFAQDIGS, encoded by the exons ATGACTGTGGCTGAAACCATGGGGTTTCTGTTTGG ATGGTTGCTGTTTTCCTTGCTTGCTGTGGGATGCCATCAAGCAAATG CTTTTGATGCAGGATCTGCTGAGGGGAATGGAGACCTAGATGTTGCACTTGCTGGCTATAAAGAAGCTTTTAGCTTGAACACTGGAGATGATTCTTTATGGAGCACTGGGGCACTCAGTGGCAATGATTCAACCACAACTACG GAAGAAGAGTCCAGTGATCCACCCGAGCAGCTTGAAGAACCCAGCTACAAAAAGGCAGAGGTGCCACAACCAGAAGTAACTGAGCAGGAGCAAGAGGGGCCCCAGCAGCGTAGCTTCATACCAAAGCAGATGCTGCAGGTGCCTCAGCAGGCTCCCCAGCAGCATGTTTATCAAGTGCAGCAGGTTCCCCAGCAG GTGCCTCAGCAGGCTCCCCAGATGCCCATCTATCAAGCCAAGCAGGTTCCTCAGCAGGCTCCCCAGATGCCAGTCTACCAGGCCAAGCAGGTGCCTCAGCAGGCTCCCCAGATGCCAGTCTACCAGGCCAAGCAGGTGCCTCAGCAGGCTCCCCAGATGCCAGTCTACCAGGCCAAGCAGGTGCCTCAGCAGGCTCCCCAGATGCCAGTCTATCAAGCCAAGCAGGTGCCTCAGCAGGCTCCCCAGATGCCTATCTATCAGGCCAAGCAGGTGCCTCAGCAGGCTCCCCAGATGCCCATCTATCAGGCCAAGCAGGTTCCTCAGCAG GTGCCTCAACAGGCTCCCCAGATGCCAGTCTATCAGGCCAAGCAGGTTCCCCAGCAGGTGCCTCAGCAGGCTCCCCAGATGCCCATCTATCAGGCCAAGCAGGTTCCTCAGCAGGCTCCCCAGATGCCAATCTATCAGGCCAAGCAGGTTCCCCAGCAGGTGCCTCAGCAGGCTCCCCAGATGCCCATCTATCAGGCCAAGCAGGTGCCTCAGCAGGCTCCCCAGATGCCTGTCTATCAAGCCAAGCAGGTGCCTCAACAGGCTCCCCAGATGCCTATCTATCAGGCCAAGCAGGTTCCCCAGCAGGTGCCTCAGCAGGCTCCCCAGATGCCCATCTATCAGGCCAAGCAGGTGCCTCAGCAGGCTCCCCAGATGCCTATCTATCAGGCCAAGCAGGTTCCCCAGCAGGTGCCTCAGCAGGCTCCCCAGATGCCTATCTATCAGGCCAAGCAGGTGCCTCAGCAGGCTCCCCAGATGCCCATCTATCAGGCCAAGCAGGTTCCTCAGCAGGCTCCCCAGAAGCCCGTCTATCAAGCCAAGCAGGTGCCTCAGCAGGCTCCCCAGATGCCCATCTATCAGGCCAAGCAGGTTCCTCAGCAGGCTCCCCAGATGCCCATCTATCAGGCCAAGCAGGTTCCTCAGCAGGCTCCCCAGATGCCCGTCTATCAGGCCAAGCAGGTTCCTCAGCAGGCTCCCCAGATGCCCATCTATCAGGCCAAGCAGGTTCCCCAGCAGGCTCCCCAAATGCAAATCTTTCATGACATGCAGGTGCCTCAGCAGGCTCCCCAGATGCCCATCTATCAGGCCAAGCAGGTGCCTCAGCAGGCTCCCCAAATTCCCGTCTATCAGGCCCAGCAGGTTCCCCAGCAGGCTCCCCAGATGCCCATCTACCAGGCCAAGCAGGTGCATCAGCCAGCTCCCCAGATGCCCATCTATCAGGCCAAGCAGGTGCACCAGCAGGCTCCCCAGATGCCCATCTATCAGGCCAAGCAGGTGCCTCAGCAGGCTCCCCAGATCCCCATCTACCAGGCCACGCAGGTTCCCCAGCAAGCTCCCCAGATGCCTAGCTACCAGGCCAAGCAGGTTCCCCAGCAAGCTCCCCAGATGCCCGTCTATCAGGCCAAGCAGGTGCCCCAGCAGGCTCCCCAGATGCCCGTCTATCAGGCCAAGCAGGTGCCTCAGCAGGCTCCTCAGATGCCTGTCTACCAGGCCAAGCAGGTGCCTCAACAGGCTCCCCAGATCCCCATCTACCAGGCCAAGCAGGTTCCCCAGCAAGCACCCCAGATGCATGTCTATCAGGCCAAGCAGGTGCCCCAGCAGGCTCCACAGATGCCCGTCTATCAGGCCAAGCAGGTGCCTCAGCAGGCTCCCCAGATGCCCATCTACCAGGCCAAGCAGGTGCCTCAGCAGGCTCCCCAGATGCCCATCTACCAGGCCAAGCAGGTGCCTCAGCAGGCTCCCCAGATGCCTGTTTACCAGGCCAAGCAGGTACCCCAGCAGGCTCCCCAGATGCCCATCTATCAGGCCAAGCAGGTGCCCCAGCAGGCTCCTCAGATGCCCATCTACCAGGCCAAGCAGGTGCCTCAGCAGGCTCCTCAGATGCCCATCTACCAGGCCAAGCAGGTGCCCCAGCAGGCTCCTCAGATGCCCATCTACCAGGCCAAGCAGGTACCCCAGCAGGCTCCCCAGATGCCCATCTATCAGGCCAAGCAGGTGCCTCAGCAGGCTCCCCAGATGCCCATCTATCAGGGCAAGCACGTGCCCCAGCAGGCTCCCCAGATGCCCATCTACCAGGCCAAGCAGGTGCATCAGCAGGCTCCCCAGATGCCCATCTATCAGGCCAAGCAGGTGCCCCAGCAGGCTCCTCAGATGCCAATCTACCAGGCCAAGCAGGTGCCTCAGCAGGCTCCCCAGATGCCGGTTTACCAGGCCAAGCAGGTACCCCAGCAGGCTCCCCAGATGCCCATCTATCAGGCCAAGCAGGTGCCCCAGCAGGCTCCTCAGATGCCTGTCTACCAGGCCAAGCAGGTACCCCAGCAGGCTCCCCAGATGCCCATCTATCAGGCCAAGCAGGTGCCTCAGCAGGCTCCCCAGATGCCCATCTATCAGGGCAAGCAAGTGCCCCAGCAGGCTCCCCAGATGCCCATCTACCAGGCCAAGCAGGTGCATCAGCAGGCTCCCCAGATGCCCATCTACCAGGCCAAGCAGGTACCCCAGCAGGCTCCCCAGATGCCCATCTATCAGGCCAAGCAGGTGCCTCAGCAGGCTCCCCAGATGCCCATCTATCAAGGCAAGCAAGTGCCCCAGCAGGCTCCCCAGATGCCCATCTATCAGGCCAAGCAGGTGCCTCAGCAGGCTCCCCAGATGCCGGTCTACCAGGCCAAGCAGGTGCCTCAGCAGGCTCCCCAGATGCCCATCCAACAGTCTAGGCAGGTGCCCCAGCAAGCTCGCCAGGTGCCCCAGCAGGCTCCCCAGATGCCAGTCTATCAGTCCAGGCAGAGGCCTCAGTTTTCACAGAGGCAAAGGCATTCACCCAGGCAAAGGCCTCGGTTCTCTCAGAGGCCCAGATTTTCACCTAGGCAGTTTTCACAGCAGCCACACAGCAATGATTATCCAACTTTCGCCCAAGACATTGGCTCCTAA
- the LOC117828734 gene encoding chromatin modification-related protein eaf-1-like isoform X5 — MTVAETMGFLFGWLLFSLLAVGCHQANAFDAGSAEGNGDLDVALAGYKEAFSLNTGDDSLWSTGALSGNDSTTTTEEESSDPPEQLEEPSYKKAEVPQPEVTEQEQEGPQQRSFIPKQMLQVPQQAPQQHVYQVQQVPQQVPQQAPQMPIYQAKQVPQQAPQMPVYQAKQVPQQAPQMPVYQAKQVPQQAPQMPVYQAKQVPQQAPQMPVYQAKQVPQQAPQMPIYQAKQVPQQAPQMPIYQAKQVPQQAPQMPIYQAKQVPQQAPQMPVYQAKQVPQQVPQQAPQMPIYQAKQVPQQAPQMPIYQAKQVPQQAPQMPVYQAKQVPQQAPQMPIYQAKQVPQQVPQQAPQMPIYQAKQVPQQAPQMPIYQAKQVPQQVPQQAPQMPIYQAKQVPQQAPQMPIYQAKQVPQQAPQKPVYQAKQVPQQAPQMPIYQAKQVPQQAPQMPIYQAKQVPQQAPQMPVYQAKQVPQQAPQMPIYQAKQVPQQAPQMQIFHDMQVPQQAPQMPIYQAKQVPQQAPQIPVYQAQQVPQQAPQMPIYQAKQVHQPAPQMPIYQAKQVHQQAPQMPIYQAKQVPQQAPQIPIYQATQVPQQAPQMPSYQAKQVPQQAPQMPVYQAKQVPQQAPQMPVYQAKQVPQQAPQMPVYQAKQVPQQAPQIPIYQAKQVPQQAPQMHVYQAKQVPQQAPQMPVYQAKQVPQQAPQMPIYQAKQVPQQAPQMPIYQAKQVPQQAPQMPVYQAKQVPQQAPQMPIYQAKQVPQQAPQMPIYQAKQVPQQAPQMPIYQAKQVPQQAPQMPIYQAKQVPQQAPQMPIYQAKQVPQQAPQMPIYQGKHVPQQAPQMPIYQAKQVHQQAPQMPIYQAKQVPQQAPQMPIYQAKQVPQQAPQMPVYQAKQVPQQAPQMPIYQAKQVPQQAPQMPVYQAKQVPQQAPQMPIYQAKQVPQQAPQMPIYQGKQVPQQAPQMPIYQAKQVHQQAPQMPIYQAKQVPQQAPQMPIYQAKQVPQQAPQMPIYQGKQVPQQAPQMPIYQAKQVPQQAPQMPVYQAKQVPQQAPQMPIQQSRQVPQQARQVPQQAPQMPVYQSRQRPQFSQRQRHSPRQRPRFSQRPRFSPRQFSQQPHSNDYPTFAQDIGS, encoded by the exons ATGACTGTGGCTGAAACCATGGGGTTTCTGTTTGG ATGGTTGCTGTTTTCCTTGCTTGCTGTGGGATGCCATCAAGCAAATG CTTTTGATGCAGGATCTGCTGAGGGGAATGGAGACCTAGATGTTGCACTTGCTGGCTATAAAGAAGCTTTTAGCTTGAACACTGGAGATGATTCTTTATGGAGCACTGGGGCACTCAGTGGCAATGATTCAACCACAACTACG GAAGAAGAGTCCAGTGATCCACCCGAGCAGCTTGAAGAACCCAGCTACAAAAAGGCAGAGGTGCCACAACCAGAAGTAACTGAGCAGGAGCAAGAGGGGCCCCAGCAGCGTAGCTTCATACCAAAGCAGATGCTGCAGGTGCCTCAGCAGGCTCCCCAGCAGCATGTTTATCAAGTGCAGCAGGTTCCCCAGCAG GTGCCTCAGCAGGCTCCCCAGATGCCCATCTATCAAGCCAAGCAGGTTCCTCAGCAGGCTCCCCAGATGCCAGTCTACCAGGCCAAGCAGGTGCCTCAGCAGGCTCCCCAGATGCCAGTCTACCAGGCCAAGCAGGTGCCTCAGCAGGCTCCCCAGATGCCAGTCTACCAGGCCAAGCAGGTGCCTCAGCAGGCTCCCCAGATGCCAGTCTATCAAGCCAAGCAGGTGCCTCAGCAGGCTCCCCAGATGCCTATCTATCAGGCCAAGCAGGTGCCTCAGCAGGCTCCCCAGATGCCCATCTATCAGGCCAAGCAGGTTCCTCAGCAGGCTCCCCAGATGCCCATCTATCAAGCCAAGCAGGTGCCTCAACAGGCTCCCCAGATGCCAGTCTATCAGGCCAAGCAGGTTCCCCAGCAGGTGCCTCAGCAGGCTCCCCAGATGCCCATCTATCAGGCCAAGCAG GTGCCTCAGCAGGCTCCCCAGATGCCCATCTATCAGGCCAAGCAGGTGCCTCAGCAGGCTCCCCAGATGCCTGTCTATCAAGCCAAGCAGGTGCCTCAACAGGCTCCCCAGATGCCTATCTATCAGGCCAAGCAGGTTCCCCAGCAGGTGCCTCAGCAGGCTCCCCAGATGCCCATCTATCAGGCCAAGCAGGTGCCTCAGCAGGCTCCCCAGATGCCTATCTATCAGGCCAAGCAGGTTCCCCAGCAGGTGCCTCAGCAGGCTCCCCAGATGCCTATCTATCAGGCCAAGCAGGTGCCTCAGCAGGCTCCCCAGATGCCCATCTATCAGGCCAAGCAGGTTCCTCAGCAGGCTCCCCAGAAGCCCGTCTATCAAGCCAAGCAGGTGCCTCAGCAGGCTCCCCAGATGCCCATCTATCAGGCCAAGCAGGTTCCTCAGCAGGCTCCCCAGATGCCCATCTATCAGGCCAAGCAGGTTCCTCAGCAGGCTCCCCAGATGCCCGTCTATCAGGCCAAGCAGGTTCCTCAGCAGGCTCCCCAGATGCCCATCTATCAGGCCAAGCAGGTTCCCCAGCAGGCTCCCCAAATGCAAATCTTTCATGACATGCAGGTGCCTCAGCAGGCTCCCCAGATGCCCATCTATCAGGCCAAGCAGGTGCCTCAGCAGGCTCCCCAAATTCCCGTCTATCAGGCCCAGCAGGTTCCCCAGCAGGCTCCCCAGATGCCCATCTACCAGGCCAAGCAGGTGCATCAGCCAGCTCCCCAGATGCCCATCTATCAGGCCAAGCAGGTGCACCAGCAGGCTCCCCAGATGCCCATCTATCAGGCCAAGCAGGTGCCTCAGCAGGCTCCCCAGATCCCCATCTACCAGGCCACGCAGGTTCCCCAGCAAGCTCCCCAGATGCCTAGCTACCAGGCCAAGCAGGTTCCCCAGCAAGCTCCCCAGATGCCCGTCTATCAGGCCAAGCAGGTGCCCCAGCAGGCTCCCCAGATGCCCGTCTATCAGGCCAAGCAGGTGCCTCAGCAGGCTCCTCAGATGCCTGTCTACCAGGCCAAGCAGGTGCCTCAACAGGCTCCCCAGATCCCCATCTACCAGGCCAAGCAGGTTCCCCAGCAAGCACCCCAGATGCATGTCTATCAGGCCAAGCAGGTGCCCCAGCAGGCTCCACAGATGCCCGTCTATCAGGCCAAGCAGGTGCCTCAGCAGGCTCCCCAGATGCCCATCTACCAGGCCAAGCAGGTGCCTCAGCAGGCTCCCCAGATGCCCATCTACCAGGCCAAGCAGGTGCCTCAGCAGGCTCCCCAGATGCCTGTTTACCAGGCCAAGCAGGTACCCCAGCAGGCTCCCCAGATGCCCATCTATCAGGCCAAGCAGGTGCCCCAGCAGGCTCCTCAGATGCCCATCTACCAGGCCAAGCAGGTGCCTCAGCAGGCTCCTCAGATGCCCATCTACCAGGCCAAGCAGGTGCCCCAGCAGGCTCCTCAGATGCCCATCTACCAGGCCAAGCAGGTACCCCAGCAGGCTCCCCAGATGCCCATCTATCAGGCCAAGCAGGTGCCTCAGCAGGCTCCCCAGATGCCCATCTATCAGGGCAAGCACGTGCCCCAGCAGGCTCCCCAGATGCCCATCTACCAGGCCAAGCAGGTGCATCAGCAGGCTCCCCAGATGCCCATCTATCAGGCCAAGCAGGTGCCCCAGCAGGCTCCTCAGATGCCAATCTACCAGGCCAAGCAGGTGCCTCAGCAGGCTCCCCAGATGCCGGTTTACCAGGCCAAGCAGGTACCCCAGCAGGCTCCCCAGATGCCCATCTATCAGGCCAAGCAGGTGCCCCAGCAGGCTCCTCAGATGCCTGTCTACCAGGCCAAGCAGGTACCCCAGCAGGCTCCCCAGATGCCCATCTATCAGGCCAAGCAGGTGCCTCAGCAGGCTCCCCAGATGCCCATCTATCAGGGCAAGCAAGTGCCCCAGCAGGCTCCCCAGATGCCCATCTACCAGGCCAAGCAGGTGCATCAGCAGGCTCCCCAGATGCCCATCTACCAGGCCAAGCAGGTACCCCAGCAGGCTCCCCAGATGCCCATCTATCAGGCCAAGCAGGTGCCTCAGCAGGCTCCCCAGATGCCCATCTATCAAGGCAAGCAAGTGCCCCAGCAGGCTCCCCAGATGCCCATCTATCAGGCCAAGCAGGTGCCTCAGCAGGCTCCCCAGATGCCGGTCTACCAGGCCAAGCAGGTGCCTCAGCAGGCTCCCCAGATGCCCATCCAACAGTCTAGGCAGGTGCCCCAGCAAGCTCGCCAGGTGCCCCAGCAGGCTCCCCAGATGCCAGTCTATCAGTCCAGGCAGAGGCCTCAGTTTTCACAGAGGCAAAGGCATTCACCCAGGCAAAGGCCTCGGTTCTCTCAGAGGCCCAGATTTTCACCTAGGCAGTTTTCACAGCAGCCACACAGCAATGATTATCCAACTTTCGCCCAAGACATTGGCTCCTAA